The proteins below are encoded in one region of Acidisarcina polymorpha:
- a CDS encoding single-stranded DNA-binding protein, translating into MYNKVILIGRLGQNAEAKTAQNKNEYVILSIATQESWKNDKGEYETRTEWHRVYAWKNLAKFARNLQKGQLLSVEGKLKYREVESDVQGTPFKHTIAEIQAISMKRLSKVEAADDPTDGADDE; encoded by the coding sequence ATGTACAACAAAGTCATTCTCATCGGCCGACTCGGACAGAACGCAGAAGCCAAAACCGCCCAGAACAAGAACGAGTACGTCATCCTCTCAATCGCCACCCAGGAGAGCTGGAAGAACGACAAAGGCGAGTACGAAACCCGCACCGAATGGCATCGCGTCTATGCCTGGAAGAATCTCGCAAAGTTTGCCAGGAACCTCCAGAAAGGGCAGCTCCTCAGCGTAGAGGGGAAACTGAAATATCGCGAGGTCGAAAGCGACGTTCAAGGCACTCCCTTCAAGCACACGATCGCCGAGATCCAGGCCATCAGCATGAAGCGGCTTTCAAAAGTAGAGGCAGCCGATGACCCCACGGACGGGGCCGACGACGAGTAG
- a CDS encoding DUF5597 domain-containing protein gives MIGPDLYSSDPSFYLGILDTYARPDNPLWIPETGQGNEYAPYFFAALGRGAIGFSPFGIDWVGRLPDGVVPRVHAANYALAGSMDRTLAKLNFAGKIKTMIEAAGGADQQVIFYPNSTPLNARNSFGASSPPADDALIDISTLANAMVSPGEAGNVATRTADQSGAWVAEVRFGFPQRDGEAAPGSSDKSGRMLIAQMNPNEYLVTGIGGAVFFHRPGYLPGIRMQILSAEEGYFTPSRASGAPEEWHRIRILNGDETDRSIRFPDPHAVPARSNSAPHAGGDTEGPLLFRTVLLRFASFWTDSSSATGLQQGARTKALTSVSWIVQSRFLEARVSS, from the coding sequence TTGATTGGCCCCGACCTGTATTCAAGTGATCCATCCTTTTATCTGGGGATTCTGGACACGTATGCGCGGCCCGACAATCCACTCTGGATCCCAGAGACCGGCCAGGGAAATGAATATGCGCCTTATTTCTTCGCGGCGCTGGGTCGGGGAGCCATAGGCTTTTCCCCTTTTGGAATCGATTGGGTAGGACGCTTGCCGGACGGAGTTGTGCCCAGGGTACATGCTGCAAACTATGCCCTTGCGGGCTCCATGGATCGTACGCTGGCGAAACTCAACTTCGCGGGCAAGATCAAGACGATGATCGAAGCTGCAGGAGGCGCTGACCAACAGGTAATCTTCTATCCAAACAGTACACCTCTAAATGCTAGAAATTCTTTCGGGGCAAGTTCGCCTCCAGCGGATGATGCGCTCATCGACATTTCCACTCTCGCCAACGCGATGGTTTCTCCCGGAGAGGCGGGCAATGTTGCTACCCGCACAGCGGATCAAAGCGGAGCCTGGGTTGCCGAAGTCCGATTCGGATTTCCGCAGCGCGACGGTGAGGCAGCTCCTGGCTCATCCGACAAGTCGGGTCGGATGCTGATTGCTCAGATGAACCCCAATGAGTACCTGGTAACCGGCATTGGCGGAGCTGTATTCTTCCACCGTCCCGGTTATCTACCCGGCATTCGAATGCAGATCCTCAGCGCCGAAGAGGGTTACTTCACCCCATCTAGGGCGTCAGGTGCGCCAGAGGAGTGGCATCGGATTCGCATCCTCAATGGCGACGAGACGGATCGCAGTATCCGTTTTCCCGACCCACATGCAGTCCCGGCTAGAAGCAACTCTGCACCGCATGCCGGAGGGGATACGGAAGGCCCCCTCCTTTTCAGGACCGTCCTGTTGCGGTTCGCATCCTTTTGGACCGATTCTAGTTCCGCCACAGGACTGCAACAGGGCGCCCGCACAAAGGCACTCACGTCGGTATCCTGGATCGTACAATCTCGCTTTTTAGAGGCAAGAGTAAGCTCGTGA
- a CDS encoding GlxA family transcriptional regulator, translating to MAKEIGFLLYPGYLLLDLAGPMSAFALAERYSQQMPYRMRMVSVPGGPISNSFGLSVETSSLNRKRFDTLIVVGGARWLLKPSDSAAIRSASSKTRRTASVCTGAFVLAQCGLLDGLRVTTHWRRAAELQREHGAVRVESDAIFIKDGRVWTSAGVTAGIDLALAMIEEDYGAAIALEVSRELVVYYRRPGGQSQFSTMSEIAPETDRIRIALSYAREHLTQSLSLERLAEVAHLSPRQFGRLFKAETGETPAKAVERLRAEVARNRVENDTEPVESIASAVGFYDPERMRRTFVRLYGEPPQSLRRKARRGS from the coding sequence ATGGCTAAAGAGATCGGCTTTCTACTTTATCCCGGTTACCTGCTGCTCGACTTGGCAGGTCCCATGAGTGCGTTCGCCCTGGCAGAGCGTTACAGCCAGCAAATGCCGTATCGCATGCGCATGGTGTCGGTGCCGGGCGGCCCAATCAGCAATAGCTTCGGACTGTCCGTTGAAACTTCTTCCCTGAATCGGAAGCGCTTTGACACTCTTATTGTGGTTGGAGGCGCGCGTTGGCTGCTCAAGCCGTCGGACAGCGCTGCAATTCGATCTGCATCGTCGAAGACAAGGCGTACGGCGAGCGTTTGCACAGGAGCTTTTGTTCTGGCGCAATGTGGGTTGTTAGATGGACTGCGTGTCACGACTCATTGGCGAAGAGCGGCCGAGTTACAGCGTGAGCATGGAGCAGTGCGCGTAGAAAGCGACGCAATCTTCATCAAAGATGGCCGCGTCTGGACTTCCGCAGGCGTGACCGCCGGTATCGATCTGGCGCTCGCCATGATTGAGGAGGACTACGGTGCCGCTATAGCTCTTGAGGTCTCTAGGGAGTTGGTGGTTTATTACCGCAGGCCCGGCGGCCAATCACAATTCTCCACAATGTCTGAAATTGCACCCGAAACAGACCGCATCAGGATTGCCCTGAGCTATGCGAGGGAACACCTGACGCAATCGCTCTCGTTGGAGCGGCTCGCGGAAGTTGCCCACTTGAGCCCTCGCCAGTTCGGCAGATTGTTCAAGGCTGAAACAGGTGAGACGCCGGCCAAGGCCGTGGAACGGCTAAGAGCGGAGGTTGCACGAAATCGGGTTGAGAATGACACGGAGCCAGTGGAAAGTATCGCTTCCGCTGTGGGATTTTACGATCCCGAACGCATGCGGCGCACCTTTGTGCGGCTTTATGGAGAGCCCCCACAGTCCCTCCGGCGAAAAGCGCGGCGTGGGTCCTAG